A genomic segment from Rahnella aceris encodes:
- a CDS encoding ABC transporter permease: protein MNRYFINIPLSAWIGIVIIAVNLLAAIFAPWLAPHSETEQVGDIWLLPSAATPFGTDSLGRDMLSRILFGARTTIAIALTITFSSFIIGIITGFTAAIYGKWVDVVLSRIVDTVMSIPVLIFALIVLSVMGTSIPVLVLTIALLDATRVFRLARLVAQAIVCQEYVEAARLRGEGLRWVLFKEILPNALPPLLAEFGMRFCFTFLFIAGLSFLGLGIQPPYADWGSMVRDNAQAINFGQFAPLYPAAAIALLTIGVNLVVDWLLARNSLPHGDEA, encoded by the coding sequence ATGAACCGATATTTCATTAACATCCCGCTGTCGGCCTGGATAGGGATTGTGATTATTGCGGTGAACCTGCTGGCAGCTATTTTTGCGCCATGGCTCGCCCCGCACAGCGAAACCGAACAGGTCGGCGACATCTGGCTGCTGCCTTCCGCCGCCACGCCGTTTGGCACTGACAGTCTCGGGCGCGATATGCTTTCCCGCATTCTGTTTGGCGCACGCACCACCATTGCCATCGCGCTGACCATCACTTTCAGTTCTTTTATCATCGGCATTATCACCGGCTTTACGGCGGCAATTTACGGCAAATGGGTGGATGTGGTGCTGTCACGTATCGTCGATACCGTGATGTCGATTCCGGTGCTGATTTTCGCGCTGATCGTATTGTCGGTGATGGGCACGTCCATTCCCGTACTGGTGCTAACCATCGCCCTGCTCGACGCCACCCGCGTGTTCCGTCTGGCACGGCTGGTGGCGCAGGCGATTGTTTGTCAGGAATACGTCGAAGCTGCGCGTCTTCGTGGCGAAGGGTTGCGCTGGGTGCTGTTCAAAGAAATTCTGCCCAACGCCCTGCCGCCGCTGCTGGCTGAGTTTGGCATGCGCTTCTGCTTTACCTTCCTGTTTATTGCGGGCTTAAGTTTCTTAGGTCTGGGCATTCAGCCGCCATATGCCGACTGGGGCAGCATGGTGCGCGACAACGCGCAGGCGATTAACTTTGGTCAGTTCGCGCCGTTGTATCCGGCAGCGGCGATTGCCCTGCTGACGATTGGCGTCAATCTGGTGGTCGACTGGCTGCTGGCGCGGAATAGTCTGCCGCATGGAGATGAAGCATGA
- a CDS encoding CocE/NonD family hydrolase encodes MSTKRIVTEFPHAVTVTEHLWIPLSDGTRLAARLWLPDDAEHQPVPAILEYIPYRKRDGTRTRDEPMHGFFAGNGYAVVRVDMRGSGESDGLLADEYLLQEQDDALEVIEWITEQRWCSGNVGMMGKSWGGFNSLQVAARRPAALKAIITVCSTDDRYRDDIHYKGGCLLNDNLWWGGIMLAYQSRPSDPALVGERWYKDWLNRLENMPFFPALWMEHPLRDAYWQHGSVCEDWSAIQCPVMAIGGWADAYSNAVFRLMDNLKVPRRAILGPWAHIYPQDGTPEPAIGFLQEAVRWWDHWLKGEDNGAMAGPMIQTWLQDSQPPSAMRPVSRGEWVGFDRGTASNINHIPRWLTRGQLNTQPDVDAGVINICSPQNHGLMAGEWMGAGVPGEMPPDQRVDDGMAEIFDGEPLAEPLTIFGFPEFSVELSSDKPAAMLYVRLSDVAPDGSVNRVTHGWLNLSHLHGHDQSVPLITGQKVKVPVQLDGVAHRFATGHRMRLSLATTFWPMIWPMAEVATLTLDLHSAQLSLPVCEQPVSIDGPIAEPQSAPLTPQTVLSPGRVDRNITYDFLTDSWTSVTNGVGGVFGEGVYRFDDIDTTVDHNLRRELTVSNSDPLSARYLLTQTMKMGREGWWMEAEITLELRSDLTHFIVSGDMVVSLNGEEEFTKYWHERIAR; translated from the coding sequence ATGAGCACCAAACGCATCGTGACTGAATTCCCTCACGCCGTCACCGTGACTGAACATCTGTGGATCCCGCTGAGTGACGGCACACGTCTCGCTGCCCGCCTGTGGCTGCCGGATGACGCTGAACACCAGCCGGTTCCGGCCATTCTCGAATACATTCCTTACCGCAAACGCGACGGCACCCGCACCCGCGACGAACCGATGCACGGCTTTTTCGCCGGAAACGGCTACGCAGTCGTACGTGTGGATATGCGCGGCAGCGGCGAATCCGACGGACTGCTGGCGGATGAATATCTGTTGCAGGAACAGGACGATGCGCTGGAAGTCATTGAGTGGATCACCGAACAACGCTGGTGCAGCGGCAACGTCGGCATGATGGGGAAATCCTGGGGCGGCTTTAACAGCCTGCAGGTCGCCGCCCGCCGCCCTGCCGCCCTGAAAGCCATCATCACCGTGTGTTCAACTGACGACCGTTACCGCGACGATATTCACTACAAAGGCGGCTGCCTGCTTAATGACAATCTCTGGTGGGGCGGCATCATGCTGGCGTACCAGAGCCGACCTTCCGACCCCGCACTGGTCGGTGAAAGGTGGTACAAAGACTGGCTGAACCGTCTGGAAAACATGCCATTCTTCCCGGCATTGTGGATGGAACATCCGCTGCGCGACGCATACTGGCAGCATGGTTCGGTGTGCGAAGACTGGTCCGCCATTCAGTGTCCGGTGATGGCCATCGGCGGCTGGGCAGATGCCTACAGCAATGCAGTGTTCCGCCTGATGGACAATCTGAAAGTGCCACGCCGCGCCATTCTCGGTCCGTGGGCGCATATCTATCCGCAGGATGGCACGCCGGAACCGGCGATCGGTTTCTTGCAGGAAGCCGTGCGCTGGTGGGATCACTGGCTGAAAGGCGAAGACAACGGCGCGATGGCAGGCCCGATGATCCAGACCTGGTTGCAGGACAGCCAGCCGCCCTCGGCGATGCGTCCGGTCAGCCGTGGTGAATGGGTGGGATTTGATCGCGGCACCGCCAGCAATATCAATCACATCCCGCGCTGGCTCACGCGAGGCCAGCTCAATACTCAGCCGGACGTTGACGCAGGCGTTATCAATATCTGTTCACCGCAGAATCACGGTCTGATGGCCGGTGAATGGATGGGGGCCGGTGTGCCCGGCGAAATGCCGCCGGATCAGCGTGTCGATGACGGCATGGCAGAAATCTTTGATGGCGAACCGCTGGCCGAGCCGCTGACCATTTTTGGCTTCCCGGAATTTAGCGTCGAACTGAGCAGCGATAAACCGGCTGCGATGTTGTACGTCCGGCTTTCTGACGTTGCACCGGACGGTTCGGTAAACCGTGTCACGCACGGCTGGCTGAATCTGTCGCATCTGCACGGCCATGATCAATCTGTGCCGCTTATCACCGGTCAGAAAGTCAAAGTACCGGTACAACTGGATGGTGTCGCGCACCGCTTTGCCACCGGTCACCGGATGCGACTCTCGCTGGCGACCACCTTCTGGCCGATGATCTGGCCGATGGCGGAGGTCGCCACGTTGACGCTGGATTTGCACAGCGCGCAGCTCAGCCTGCCGGTGTGCGAACAGCCGGTATCCATCGACGGCCCGATTGCTGAGCCACAAAGCGCGCCGCTGACACCGCAAACTGTGCTGTCGCCAGGGCGCGTGGATCGCAACATCACTTACGATTTCCTCACCGATAGCTGGACCAGCGTGACCAACGGCGTGGGTGGCGTTTTCGGTGAAGGCGTTTACCGCTTCGATGATATCGACACGACGGTCGATCACAATCTGCGGCGCGAGCTGACGGTCAGTAACAGTGATCCGTTATCCGCGCGCTATCTGCTGACGCAGACTATGAAGATGGGACGTGAAGGCTGGTGGATGGAAGCAGAAATCACCCTCGAACTACGCAGCGACCTGACGCACTTTATCGTCAGCGGCGATATGGTGGTCAGCCTGAACGGCGAAGAGGAATTCACCAAATACTGGCACGAGAGGATTGCGCGGTAA
- a CDS encoding ABC transporter permease, producing MKKRILQRILLGIITLWLVSVLIFIGTEMLPGDVATAILGQSATPETVAALRLQLGLDEPSVLRYLHWLAGIMHGDLGHSLANGRAISDELLPRLANTLFLAGYAAVIAIPLAVGLGIASAIWRGSVFDRLANTLTLISISVPEFFVGYILVIAFAIRLTWFPSLAMVDSSSSFIDRLYVCTLPMLTLTLVVLAHMLRMTRASVTAVMASPYIESAVLKGIPRWRIVVAHALPNALAPIINVVAFNLAYLVVGVILVEVVFVYPGIGQYMVDAVTKRDLPVVQACGLLFGGTYIFLNTTADLLAIWCNPRLRHAR from the coding sequence ATGAAAAAACGGATTTTACAGCGGATCCTGTTAGGCATTATCACGCTGTGGCTGGTTTCTGTGCTGATTTTTATCGGCACGGAAATGCTGCCCGGCGACGTCGCGACGGCCATTTTAGGCCAGAGCGCCACGCCTGAAACCGTTGCCGCGTTGCGCCTGCAACTCGGGCTGGATGAACCGTCTGTGCTGCGCTATCTGCACTGGCTGGCGGGTATTATGCACGGCGACTTAGGGCATTCGCTGGCGAACGGTCGCGCCATCAGCGACGAACTGCTGCCACGTCTGGCGAACACGCTGTTCCTCGCCGGATACGCTGCGGTGATCGCTATTCCGCTGGCTGTCGGTTTGGGGATCGCATCAGCCATCTGGCGCGGTTCCGTTTTTGACCGGCTGGCAAATACCCTGACGCTCATCAGCATTTCGGTGCCGGAGTTTTTTGTCGGCTACATTCTGGTGATCGCCTTCGCCATTCGTCTGACCTGGTTCCCGAGTCTGGCAATGGTCGACAGCAGTTCGTCGTTCATCGACCGGCTTTACGTCTGCACCCTGCCGATGCTCACCCTGACGCTGGTGGTGCTGGCACACATGCTGCGCATGACGCGCGCCTCAGTCACTGCGGTGATGGCCAGCCCATATATTGAAAGCGCGGTGCTTAAAGGCATTCCGCGCTGGCGCATCGTGGTCGCGCACGCGCTGCCAAACGCCCTTGCACCGATCATCAACGTGGTGGCATTCAATCTGGCCTATCTGGTGGTCGGTGTGATCCTGGTGGAAGTGGTGTTTGTCTATCCGGGTATCGGGCAATACATGGTGGATGCGGTAACCAAGCGCGACCTGCCGGTGGTTCAGGCCTGTGGCCTGCTGTTTGGCGGCACTTACATTTTCCTCAACACCACCGCCGACTTACTGGCGATCTGGTGCAATCCACGCCTGCGCCATGCGCGCTAA
- a CDS encoding ABC transporter ATP-binding protein — MTRTILEMRGLRIETLDGSPLVQDISLKLAAGEVLGLIGESGAGKSTIGLAALGYARQGCRIAGGEVFLDGTDIVSQPSSVKREWRGRRVAYVAQSAAASFNPALTIEKQVCEGPIRHGLMNKEESRQWAISLFRSLDLPDPENIGKRYPHQLSGGQLQRAMAAMAMSCKPDLLIMDEPTTALDVTTQIEVLVMLRKLVREFNTAALYITHDLAVVAQLADRIMVLRHGKEVETGSTQTILENPQQEYTRRLVAEREHALTPLADGHESAGQPLLTLQKLSTGYNGKRVVHDVSLQLPRGKTLAIIGESGSGKSTLARALVGLLPDTEGTVDFDGIALSHNFHQRNKETLRRMQMIYQLPDVALNPRQTLLDIIGRPLTFYFGMNKKQVRERVEELLRLTELPLKLIDRRPGELSGGQKQRVCIARALAAQPELIICDEATSALDPLVAEEVLNLLRRLQQQLGLSYLFITHDLGTVKRIAHQVAVMYQGQVVASGDTDVVFSAPMHSYTEKLLTSVPEMRTSWLDEVLALRGTALPAAAISSTGVL; from the coding sequence ATGACACGCACAATTTTAGAAATGCGCGGGCTGCGCATCGAAACCCTCGACGGTTCGCCGCTGGTGCAGGATATTTCCCTGAAACTGGCGGCGGGTGAAGTGCTCGGTCTGATTGGTGAATCCGGGGCGGGGAAATCCACTATTGGTCTGGCAGCGTTAGGCTATGCGCGTCAGGGCTGCCGCATTGCCGGTGGCGAAGTTTTCCTGGATGGCACCGATATCGTTTCTCAGCCTTCCAGCGTAAAGCGCGAATGGCGCGGCAGGCGCGTGGCGTATGTGGCGCAAAGCGCGGCGGCGTCATTTAATCCGGCGCTGACCATCGAAAAACAGGTCTGCGAAGGCCCGATCCGCCACGGTCTGATGAACAAAGAAGAAAGCCGCCAGTGGGCAATTTCACTGTTCCGCTCACTGGATTTGCCGGATCCGGAAAACATCGGCAAACGCTATCCGCATCAGCTTTCCGGCGGCCAGCTTCAGCGCGCAATGGCCGCGATGGCGATGTCCTGTAAACCTGATTTGCTGATCATGGATGAACCGACCACCGCGCTGGACGTCACCACGCAAATTGAAGTGCTGGTGATGCTGCGCAAACTGGTGCGTGAATTCAACACCGCCGCGCTGTATATCACCCACGATCTGGCCGTTGTCGCACAACTTGCCGACCGCATTATGGTGCTGCGCCACGGCAAAGAGGTGGAAACCGGCAGTACGCAAACCATTCTGGAAAACCCGCAGCAGGAATATACGCGGCGTCTGGTGGCAGAGCGTGAACACGCACTAACACCGCTGGCCGATGGTCATGAATCTGCCGGTCAGCCGCTGCTGACCCTGCAAAAACTGAGCACCGGCTACAATGGCAAACGGGTGGTACACGACGTCAGCCTGCAACTGCCGCGTGGCAAAACGCTGGCGATTATCGGCGAATCCGGCAGCGGCAAAAGTACGCTGGCACGGGCGCTGGTCGGATTGCTACCCGACACCGAAGGTACGGTGGATTTCGACGGCATTGCGCTTTCGCATAATTTTCACCAGCGCAATAAAGAAACGCTGCGCCGTATGCAGATGATTTATCAGCTGCCTGACGTGGCGCTGAATCCGCGTCAGACGCTGCTGGATATCATTGGCCGTCCTCTGACCTTCTACTTTGGGATGAACAAAAAACAGGTGCGCGAGCGCGTGGAAGAGTTACTCCGCCTGACTGAACTGCCGCTTAAACTGATCGACCGTCGTCCCGGCGAGCTTTCCGGCGGGCAGAAGCAGCGCGTCTGTATCGCCCGCGCACTGGCCGCACAGCCGGAACTGATTATCTGCGATGAAGCCACGTCGGCGCTCGATCCGCTGGTAGCGGAAGAAGTGTTGAATCTGCTGCGCCGCTTACAGCAACAGCTCGGGCTGTCGTATCTGTTTATCACGCATGATCTGGGCACGGTAAAACGGATTGCCCATCAGGTGGCGGTGATGTATCAGGGGCAGGTGGTCGCCAGCGGCGATACCGACGTGGTCTTCAGCGCGCCAATGCACAGCTACACTGAAAAACTGCTGACCTCCGTACCGGAAATGCGCACCAGCTGGCTGGACGAGGTTCTCGCCCTGCGCGGCACGGCGCTTCCTGCGGCAGCCATTTCTTCGACAGGAGTCTTATGA